The Ovis aries strain OAR_USU_Benz2616 breed Rambouillet chromosome 6, ARS-UI_Ramb_v3.0, whole genome shotgun sequence DNA segment tctCCTTTACTTTAAGAGAAACGAAGAATCATTCTGGGTTTTGTCTACTCTTCGTTTACAGGAGGGCAATAAGAGTTCATTACTCAAATGTGCATTattttagtaattaaaaaaataaaaatataaaggaaaatataatttttctgatcataacttttctccctAATTTAACCTTGCTTTTAATTTTCTAGGTAGTGTACATTCATTTTCAAATGGACGAGCTGGTTATAGCAATCAACATCAGCATCGACATAGTGGAcatgaaagagaagaagaaagaggagatgtATGTTTATGATATGATTAGAAATCAGAAAATGGCAGATTTCAGCTCAGGAAAAGGATAGAGTTGTGTAAAAACAGATCATGTTGTTTTAAAAGGAAGTAATGAGTTTTCTTTTTGCCAGAGGTGTTCAGCATAGACTAGAGAATCCCCTAGGGATGTTGAGGGACCAGGAGAAGAAGTCAGGGTGGCAGGTGGTTGGGCAATATGACACCTTCACATTTGATATTCTATGATTCTAATGAAGACAAACCTCAAATGTTCATGTTCCTAAGGTAAATTCTTATTGTTGGGTCTAAAGAATTTAGAATTAATACTGAAAAACTTAAATTAGAGGTAACTTTCCTTGTTCTAATACAGTTATATGTCACTGCATATAGCAGTTAAATTACACGAAGGAGAAAGGTAAATGGAAGGAGCTCTAGACTAGAAATTAAAAGGTCTGGGCCCCAGTTCTGCCATTTTCATCAGTGTCCACATTCTACCCTCAAATCCAAGGTAAAAATAGTTTTGCAGCCTGCTGCATATTGATAGAGTCtctgtatggaaaaaaaaaaggggggagacagagaacttcctcatctgtaaaatgagatcaggttatatcagttcagttctgttcagtccctcagtcatgtccaactctttgtgacccatggactgcagcacgccagacttccctgtccatcaccagctcccagagcttagtcaaactaatgtccatccagtcagtgatgccatccaaccatctcatcctctgttgtccccttctcctcccaccttcaatctttcccagcatcagggtcttttcaaataagctggttcttcacatcacatggccaaagtattggagtttcagcttcagtccttccaatgaatattcagggttgatttcctttaggattaactggttggatctccttgcagtccaagggactctgaagagtcttctccactaccacaggtcaaaagcatcagttctttggtgctcagctttctttatagcccaactctcacatccatacatgactattagaaaaaccgtagctttgactagacagacctttgttggcaaagtaatgtctctgcttttttaagttggtcatagcttttcttccaaggaaaaaaaaacaaaatgaaaaccacagttatggaaaactaaccaaactgatcacatggaccacagctttgtctaattcaacaaaactatgagccatgccatgtagggccccccaagatggatgggtcatgtggagagttctgacaaaacgtggtccactggagaagggaatgacaaaccacttcagtactcttgccttgacaaccccatgaacaggtTATATCAGTGTCAGGATCTCTAGGTGAAGCACCTAAAAAGTTGTATTTTTAAGAATCATCCCAGGAAGTTGGTTTGATCAGGCAGATTTGGAAGCACTGAATCAGATGATCTCAAATGTCATTTCTGCCTCTAAAAATGTTCGACAACTGTTGGATTATTGACAACTACAGTTATATTGCAATATTGTTATTCTTTGATGATTTTTTACAGGGAggtttttctgtgtttattcagCTGATGCCTATTATCGTATTGATCCTCGTATCATTATTAAGCCAGTTGATGGTCTCTAATCCTCCTTATTCCTTATATCCCAGATCGTAAGTAGCTAAGTGAAGTTCTACCCccaaaattgttattttttacttAGATAACTTTAAAGGGCCCTGTgcacttttaaacttttaagtgACAAATCTGTTACTTCATGTgtaccattttaaaatctttaattttaaaaataatttacctaAAGCAGTAAGTTTGTATTATGTTAGTTTACATTTCTATTCTATTGTGGATAAGGACAGAAGTGCTATATTCGAACTTGATAGCAATTTAATGTAATAGGTAATGGGTTGACATCAAAGACAAAAACCTTCAGAAGACAAAAATACTTCAAAGACAAAAGTAGAATTGGGATTGATGCTACATACATAGATTTGTGTCATTAAAGTGGaaatgatcttacttttctgtttataaaatatcgattaaataaaagcaagtattactttttatgtatttttccacAATACATTGTATGCTATAAGCAATCGGGACAAAGCAAATTTAATGCAGTATACATTCTAAAAAACTTTAGTATAATGCAATGAAGATAAAGGAAACTTTGTAAAACCATATCACCAGTTCTTTTATAGTATTAAAATGATTGGTCTACAAATAAGTTATTTCTTCCAAATAAGATTTTTGCTAACTGAAAATTGAGAGAACTTATAAGAACATAATGTGTTAAAATATGATTACTTTTTTATCACATAAAAAAGTAGCTTTAGGtaatttgaaattatataaatactTGATTACCAAtagtaacttttaaattatttttaattgtttttgctGCTTGTTTTGTAGAAGCAGATCAGAATgtagaattttaattaaaaaataatgatcaaACATTTCTTTTACAGTGGATCAGGACAAACAATTAAAATGCAGACAGAAAACTTGGGTGTTGTTTATTACGTCaacaaggactttaaaaatgaatataaaggaATGTTACTACAAAAGGTAGAAAAGAGTGTGGAAGAAGATTATGTGACTAATATTCGAAATAATTGCTGGAAAGAAAGACAACAAAGtaagtttacattttaaatgtttaacatttaaaaacttaTTCAGCCTTGGAATTGATTACTGAAGATTTCCTTACTCAAGGGATGTTCTGAAATTGCCTGGCACCTATCCGGAGCCTGGTACTTAAGTGAGACAATGTGTTTTAAATGTACTTGTGGCCTTATAACAATATTTGGCATGTGGCAAAGACAATGGTATttgtgttattgttgttcttaGTAACTATAGCTGGAATAAGTAGATAGTATCAAATTTCATTGTATTTAAGATGTTGATGGTTGTAACATGCATCATTATTTTATGACCACTAAGAAAGAAAGTCTTCGCATAAACAATGTCATCAGTTTTAATATACATCCTGTTTCAGAATTAACTTTGAAACTCTTCATTAATTTAGCTTCAACAGGTAGCACTGTCAGTATACAATGAGTTTTGTTGGCAATTCATTTTCCTTTACTTATTTTGTATGTAGAAAAGTTCTTGTGAACACTTAATTGTTTAGCATCTTCCAGCCTCAGCTTCCTTAATTTAAGTAGTTGTATCTATAAAAAGATTGACCATAAGAATCTGCTGAAATGTTCCTTGTGAACTGTTTATTATAGTTTTTTGTCTGTCCCAAGTCATAAAGTAGATTATATAGTATAGACTTTGGAATTAAATAGACTGAAATTGAATCCTAGCTCTGAAATTTTTAGCTGAGTGATTAGTACCAAATATTCTAACCTCATGTATAAGATGGATGATAATGATGAGTGGGAAGAGGAATAACTATATAATACCTATTTTCTCAGTCATTGTCCCaagcactttatatatattaacttatttaaaatcTACAATAACACTTTGAGGTTATTATACCCAATTTGCATATGAGGAAACTGTGCCAAAGAGAGAATAATTAATAACTTGCCAAGGTCATTAAGGTAATCTGTGATTCAAAACCTATTTGCTTTCAGAATCTAGGTAGAGTGCTCTATAGTCTTCTCATTAATACCTAACTTTATGGGtttgttatgaaaattaaatcagGGAATAGCTGAAGTGTTTCACATGCAGTAAATACTCAGAAAATGGAAGCAGTTAACATTATCTCTTATCTGCTAGGGAAAACTTGATGAAACATTACCTTTATATATTTCTCAGAGAGTTCTTATCTctagccttggtttcttcatctatatACTGATAGAGTAGAAACCTCCTTGGTGTTTGAGTCTCTGAGTCTGTGAATCAGTATGTTCTCAATGAAGAGAAGGTTACCTTAGTGGTTTTCAACTGGGAATGATTTGCTCCCACCTCCCAGTGGACATTTGATAATGTCTGGAAACTTTATGTGCATCAGCATGGGGTTGGAGTAGAAGAGATTGCTTCTAACATCTAAATGGGTtaaggccagggatgctgctgaaaCATTCtgcagtgcacaggacagcctccACAATAAAAATTATCTGGCCCTATATGCCAGTATTGTTGAGGCTGAGAAACTGTGCATTAGCCAGATGTCTTAAGTATTTaccaaattttgtttatttaattttatttcacttaatttttttatctGTAGTACCTTGCACAATTGTTGGATGAATGAGTAATGGATTCGTATGAATAATGACAGGgctctggtgtctcagatggtaaagaatctctctgcaatgtgggagaccctgggttaggatgatcccctggacaatatagctggagaagggaatggcaacccactccagtagtcttgcccggagaattccatggacagagaagcctggtgagctacagtccgcagggtcacaaagagtcagacacaactgagcaactaatactcacacacacatgaatgaatgaatgaatgaatgaaaggccTACCTCTTTTGTGCTAAAAGAATGATGAGCACATTAGATATATCACTTTCAAATACAAGTTCTAGTCCCCAGCCAAAAACAGGTGATTTTTGAGTTTGGCATGCTTATATTCTATTACCTTAAATAATAGGGAAGTGACTGCATaaatagaaagaaggaaagatactcaacatttATGGATGAAAGTGTAATGTTATGTTTAAAGTGTTGACTCTGGGAATCCCTTGCAAGATCCTGGCTTCAGCAACATAGTTACCTAggccaagttacttaacctctctaaatCTCAGTTATCTCATCATTAAAATATGGACCAGAACAGATATTTGTtaacacttagcataatgccttgtACCCATATGTattctatattattatttattataattttgttttactctttACCTAGCATGAGCcaagtggtttttgttttttgcataatTTAATCTCTTACTAGTTCAACAAAATCACTATCAATTGGTTTCATGGACCCTTCAGTCCATCTTCTGTCCACTATACCACATTGTCTACAGCTATATTGTACACatttacatgtgtcttttaaagTTATTATCAGAAGTTTTAGCTAAATCTGTTTTAATgtcattatttataaaacaacttACTTGtgttcaaaaatatcaatgaaacaaGGCAAAGCTCTTAAAGacaaagagacatgacaactGAATACAGTATGTGATCCTAAATTGAATCCTGGGTGGGAGGAAACAGTTATAAAGGACATCATTGGGACAATTGGTGAAACTTGAATATGGACTATGTATTAGATAATGGTATTATGTCTAATAGTATTATGTCATTGTTAAATTTATGGATTTGAAAATTGTATTGTGGTTATATAAGAGAATGCCCTTGTTCTTAGGAGAAACTTGCTGAAGTATTAGGAATGAAAGGTCATGATGCCTGTAACTTACTCTCAAAAAGTTCTACAAAATAATCACCACCACAACAATAACAGCAGCCTTTACTGTAGAACGCTAAAGCAGATTTGACAGAATATGAAAAATTAGTCAATCAAGGTAAAGGGGTTTAGAATGTTTATTGTGGTACTCTTTAACttgtgtatatttgaaatttttaaaataaaattcagcaaaCTCAGCACATCTATGTATAGGTTAAAGGCTTGGATACTCTTTCGCcagcatttttctgttttgaagtcACTTCTAATACTGTCAGAGGTCTAGATTGGTAAAATGGGTGTTTTATAAAATACAAGCAGTAATTTGAGGTAATTAATGGAAAGAATATTAGGCTAGGTAAAGATTTGAATCGGCATCTAGATTCTGCCATTTACTAGCTCTGTGAACTTTTTGGTTTATCTACCTCAGTTGAAAATAATCACCTGCAGATGGAtttttgcagagttggacacaactgaagtgacttagcagcagcagcagcacttgtaAATAAAAGCAGTGGAATGATTTTGATTGATTGGTTAAATCCTAACCTGATTGATCATTTCTGAAGATTTTTACAAATAGAGTATACACTtatatttgagtttattttgaatATCGTCCTGATTGATGTCTTCTAATTTAATGTCTGTTTTTGGTTACATCTTATCTACACTGCTCCCACCCTTTAGAAGTGTTAATAGTGAAATGGCTGAGACTACCAAGAAAATGACAAGGAATAAGTTCCCTGAAGAATGTTTGATTTCTAGTCTATATTTCTTTACTAATGTTACCTACATATTGAAGGAAGGCTCAAAAGTACTTATTTGCTAAATACCACTACTCTGATTGTATAgcaaggttttcttttcttttttgtgttccTTCAATAAGTTTAGTATATATGGTTTCTAAAAATTATTGGCTTAttttgctgtgccaggtcttagttgtagcacttggatctctagctgtggcgtgaaaggatcgaacctgggcccctgcattaaTTCAGATGAACTCAGAACAAGATTGTAAATTTTTCTACTGAGACCTCAGCATAATTAGTTAATCTGGAACTTTAATAAAGGTCGCGGCAAAAACAACCACTGACAGTATTGAATAGCATATGATATCTTTGGGGAAAGAGATCAAAAGGATGCTTTAGAGCAGTTGTTTTTAAACCTTTGGGGACAGGAGTGGAGGAGGGAAAGAGTTGATAAGATACTATCCTTATTTCTTTTCTAGAGCAACTTGTATTTATCTTACGTGGTAAGACTCCACATGGCTTTTAGGTCTAGTACttggatttctttaaaaaaagaaaacagctaataagagacttccctggtggtccagtggctgggactctgagcTCCTAATGCTGGGGTTCCGGTTCGATGCTTCGTCAGGAAATTAGATcctacatgcagcaactaagagttcacatgccaaaattaaagattccacatgctacagtgAAGGTTGAAGgtcctgtgcactgcagctaagacctggcctagccaaataaatttaaaaacaaaaaacagttaaTAGAAATATATTGAAGGGCTTCTATGAAGCATCATGAATTTAAACAACTAGTTGATCTAAAGTATTtactttgcaaaatatttttgtttgttaacaGAAACAGATATGCAGTATGCAGCAAAAGTTTACCATGACGAACGACTCCGCAGGAAGGCAGAAGCCTTAAGCATGGACAACTGTAAAGAGTTGGAGCGGCTGACCAGTATTTATAAAGGAGGATGAATGGGAATTTTATTTATACCTTTTAGAgtactttctattttttctgtaAGTTTAGTTTCATCATGAGAGCTAAAGAAAAAGATTTGATATTGAAAACTAAACTGAATAGTTGATCCTGAAATCTTGGACTGTTTATGATCTACTGGCTCCTTTAAatagtaagaaaatgaaaactaaaattattattttagttatgcttctgtaattatttttactttaaaagctTATATGATTCCTAACTAAAAATGTCTTGAGAAAGGATTATCATACCTGTAGCAATTTCTCGTTTTTAGATCCTCCGTTTTTTTCCCTTGTcatgtaaatatttatggaatgatcATTTTGTGTATATACAGTCTATTccctttttatttaaattcttttgggTTTAACTCCATGAGACACTTTAGTTTAAATTGATGGAATAAATGTTTTATGACAAAATTACATTTTTCCTGTTAGATGTCAAATGTGTGGAGTTTACAATGAAACTttatcaaaaagagaagaaaaaaactgaagctGTTTAACTTGTGTAAAATCTTGTAGCATTATCAGCTTAgagaaaattgatatttttaatattgccATTATATTCTAAAGTATATATTGAGATAAATGAACTGGTGTAAAGTATCAGTTTGCTATTTATTTAGTTTATGAATTACTAAGCCATGCATAgatagattttaaagaaaatatgaggAAATGGCTATATAAATATTAACCAAAAAGGGTCTTCAACAGTAAATTGCAGTTACGTCATTTGCAATTCCAGTAACTAAAAGGCCCCCAAATGTTCATATGTACATCTTTG contains these protein-coding regions:
- the DNAJB14 gene encoding dnaJ homolog subfamily B member 14 isoform X2, with amino-acid sequence MCRDRPGGPERRQPREGPALPSEGREALPTALGPRINKCKNYYEVLGVTKDAGDEDLKKAYRKLALKFHPDKNHAPGATDAFKKIGNAYAVLSNPEKRKQYDLTGNEEQACNQQNNGRFNFHRGCEADITPEDLFNIFFGGGFPSGSVHSFSNGRAGYSNQHQHRHSGHEREEERGDGGFSVFIQLMPIIVLILVSLLSQLMVSNPPYSLYPRSGSGQTIKMQTENLGVVYYVNKDFKNEYKGMLLQKVEKSVEEDYVTNIRNNCWKERQQKTDMQYAAKVYHDERLRRKAEALSMDNCKELERLTSIYKGG